The Mauremys mutica isolate MM-2020 ecotype Southern chromosome 1, ASM2049712v1, whole genome shotgun sequence genome has a segment encoding these proteins:
- the RRP8 gene encoding ribosomal RNA-processing protein 8 isoform X4 translates to MFDEGGWNKEDGGEALSQALLHPQRCPAQHCPPAPRGSLQKQRRRLLATLQRLEASSCTEPPQSPGPLSGDSESESDSADRARRKQPRKQRRGLKPRAASSPHIAPGAPSGSGAPQAEPAGRRRRKDCAAEAPGDKAHTPSKEPPSGEPGAATGGPGPVLSRKQWRNKQKNKRRQKNKFKAGVGQDVGQSLGMGQDVGQSLGGGQDVGQGTSALPPSELSGALRARMEERLQSARFRYINQQLYTSSSQEAAWLFQRDPAAFAIYHQGFARQAGLAGGGRFWMRRLQDCDQRQEQGSLVRPGGSEPTCHCVRHGQGAAGRRVCGCHRVLSGADGHQSAGDPGRGQPGAEARGHAEGGRGCQSLCRHPGLCECRDSAGLSDCLQGPGQSVFLHV, encoded by the exons ATGTTTGACGAAGGGGGGTGGAACAAGGAGGATGGCGGGGAGGCTCTCAGCCAGGCTCTCCTGCACCCTCagcgctgccctgcccagcactgccccccg GCTCCCAGAGGCTCCTTGCAGAAGCAGCGCAGACGGCTCCTCGCAACCCTGCAGCGCCTGGAGGCCTCAAGCTGCACGGAGCCTCCTCAGAGCCCCGGGCCCCTGTCTGGGGACAGCGAATCTGAGTCTGACTCTGCGGACCGGGCGAGGAGGAAACAGCCCAGGAAACAGAGACGGGGCCTGAAACCCAgagctgcctcctctccccatatcgCCCCAGGGGCTCCAAGCGGCTCCGGCGCTCCCCAGGCAGAGCCAGCTGGCAGGAGACGGAGGAAAG atTGTGCAGCAGAGGCCCCCGGGGACAAAGCACACACGCCCAGCAAAGAGCCGCCGAGCGGGGAGCCGGGCGCAGCCACTGGGGGGCCTGGGCCAGTGCTGAGCAGGAAGCAGTGGAGGAACAAACAGAAGAATAAAAGGCGACAGAAGAACAAGTTCAAAGCAGGCGTGGGACAGGATGTGGGGCAGAGCCTGGGCATGGGGCAGGATGTGGGGCAGAgcctgggcggggggcaggatgtggggcaggggacCTCGGCACTGCCCCCGTCGGAGCTCTCGGGGGCGCTGAGGGCCCGGATGGAGGAGCGGCTCCAGTCAGCCCGTTTCCGCTACATCAACCAGCAGCTCTACACGtccagcagccaggaggcagCCTGGCTCTTCCAGCGCGACCCTGCTGCCTTCGCCATCTATCACCAAGGCTTCGCCCGGCAG GCCGGCCTCGCTGGTGGTGGCAGATTTTGGATGCGGCGACTGCAAGATTGCGACCAGCGTCAGGAACAAGGTTCACTCGTTCGACCTGGTGGCTCTGAGCCCACGTGTCACTGTGTGCGACATGGCCAAG GTGCCGCTGGCAGACGAGTCTGTGGATGTCACCGTGTTCTGTCTGGCGCTGATGGGCACCAATCTGCGGGAGATCCTGGAAGAGGCCAACCGGGTGCTGAGGCCAGG GGGCATGCTGAAGGTGGCAGAGGTTGCCAGTCGCTTTGCAGACATCCGGGCCTTTGTGAGTGCCGTGACTCAGCTGGGCTTTCAGATTGTCTCCAAG GACCTGGACAATCCGTTTTTCTACATGTTTGA
- the RRP8 gene encoding ribosomal RNA-processing protein 8 isoform X1, with protein MFDEGGWNKEDGGEALSQALLHPQRCPAQHCPPAPRGSLQKQRRRLLATLQRLEASSCTEPPQSPGPLSGDSESESDSADRARRKQPRKQRRGLKPRAASSPHIAPGAPSGSGAPQAEPAGRRRRKDCAAEAPGDKAHTPSKEPPSGEPGAATGGPGPVLSRKQWRNKQKNKRRQKNKFKAGVGQDVGQSLGMGQDVGQSLGGGQDVGQGTSALPPSELSGALRARMEERLQSARFRYINQQLYTSSSQEAAWLFQRDPAAFAIYHQGFARQVGRWPENPVHRIIQYLRGRPASLVVADFGCGDCKIATSVRNKVHSFDLVALSPRVTVCDMAKVPLADESVDVTVFCLALMGTNLREILEEANRVLRPGGMLKVAEVASRFADIRAFVSAVTQLGFQIVSKDLDNPFFYMFDFSKTGPPRAGGKLPGLVLRPCLYKKR; from the exons ATGTTTGACGAAGGGGGGTGGAACAAGGAGGATGGCGGGGAGGCTCTCAGCCAGGCTCTCCTGCACCCTCagcgctgccctgcccagcactgccccccg GCTCCCAGAGGCTCCTTGCAGAAGCAGCGCAGACGGCTCCTCGCAACCCTGCAGCGCCTGGAGGCCTCAAGCTGCACGGAGCCTCCTCAGAGCCCCGGGCCCCTGTCTGGGGACAGCGAATCTGAGTCTGACTCTGCGGACCGGGCGAGGAGGAAACAGCCCAGGAAACAGAGACGGGGCCTGAAACCCAgagctgcctcctctccccatatcgCCCCAGGGGCTCCAAGCGGCTCCGGCGCTCCCCAGGCAGAGCCAGCTGGCAGGAGACGGAGGAAAG atTGTGCAGCAGAGGCCCCCGGGGACAAAGCACACACGCCCAGCAAAGAGCCGCCGAGCGGGGAGCCGGGCGCAGCCACTGGGGGGCCTGGGCCAGTGCTGAGCAGGAAGCAGTGGAGGAACAAACAGAAGAATAAAAGGCGACAGAAGAACAAGTTCAAAGCAGGCGTGGGACAGGATGTGGGGCAGAGCCTGGGCATGGGGCAGGATGTGGGGCAGAgcctgggcggggggcaggatgtggggcaggggacCTCGGCACTGCCCCCGTCGGAGCTCTCGGGGGCGCTGAGGGCCCGGATGGAGGAGCGGCTCCAGTCAGCCCGTTTCCGCTACATCAACCAGCAGCTCTACACGtccagcagccaggaggcagCCTGGCTCTTCCAGCGCGACCCTGCTGCCTTCGCCATCTATCACCAAGGCTTCGCCCGGCAGGTGGGGCGCTGGCCTGAGAATCCGGTTCACCGCATTATCCAGTACCTGCGGGGGCG GCCGGCCTCGCTGGTGGTGGCAGATTTTGGATGCGGCGACTGCAAGATTGCGACCAGCGTCAGGAACAAGGTTCACTCGTTCGACCTGGTGGCTCTGAGCCCACGTGTCACTGTGTGCGACATGGCCAAG GTGCCGCTGGCAGACGAGTCTGTGGATGTCACCGTGTTCTGTCTGGCGCTGATGGGCACCAATCTGCGGGAGATCCTGGAAGAGGCCAACCGGGTGCTGAGGCCAGG GGGCATGCTGAAGGTGGCAGAGGTTGCCAGTCGCTTTGCAGACATCCGGGCCTTTGTGAGTGCCGTGACTCAGCTGGGCTTTCAGATTGTCTCCAAG GACCTGGACAATCCGTTTTTCTACATGTTTGATTTCTCCAAGACGGGgcccccccgggctggggggaAGCTGCCGGGCCTGGTGCTGAGACCCTGCCTCTATAAGAAGCGCTGA
- the RRP8 gene encoding ribosomal RNA-processing protein 8 isoform X3 yields MVPGCGARERRTEQAPRGSLQKQRRRLLATLQRLEASSCTEPPQSPGPLSGDSESESDSADRARRKQPRKQRRGLKPRAASSPHIAPGAPSGSGAPQAEPAGRRRRKDCAAEAPGDKAHTPSKEPPSGEPGAATGGPGPVLSRKQWRNKQKNKRRQKNKFKAGVGQDVGQSLGMGQDVGQSLGGGQDVGQGTSALPPSELSGALRARMEERLQSARFRYINQQLYTSSSQEAAWLFQRDPAAFAIYHQGFARQVGRWPENPVHRIIQYLRGRPASLVVADFGCGDCKIATSVRNKVHSFDLVALSPRVTVCDMAKVPLADESVDVTVFCLALMGTNLREILEEANRVLRPGGMLKVAEVASRFADIRAFVSAVTQLGFQIVSKDLDNPFFYMFDFSKTGPPRAGGKLPGLVLRPCLYKKR; encoded by the exons ATGGTGCCCGGCTGTGGCGCACGTGAGCGACGGACTgagcag GCTCCCAGAGGCTCCTTGCAGAAGCAGCGCAGACGGCTCCTCGCAACCCTGCAGCGCCTGGAGGCCTCAAGCTGCACGGAGCCTCCTCAGAGCCCCGGGCCCCTGTCTGGGGACAGCGAATCTGAGTCTGACTCTGCGGACCGGGCGAGGAGGAAACAGCCCAGGAAACAGAGACGGGGCCTGAAACCCAgagctgcctcctctccccatatcgCCCCAGGGGCTCCAAGCGGCTCCGGCGCTCCCCAGGCAGAGCCAGCTGGCAGGAGACGGAGGAAAG atTGTGCAGCAGAGGCCCCCGGGGACAAAGCACACACGCCCAGCAAAGAGCCGCCGAGCGGGGAGCCGGGCGCAGCCACTGGGGGGCCTGGGCCAGTGCTGAGCAGGAAGCAGTGGAGGAACAAACAGAAGAATAAAAGGCGACAGAAGAACAAGTTCAAAGCAGGCGTGGGACAGGATGTGGGGCAGAGCCTGGGCATGGGGCAGGATGTGGGGCAGAgcctgggcggggggcaggatgtggggcaggggacCTCGGCACTGCCCCCGTCGGAGCTCTCGGGGGCGCTGAGGGCCCGGATGGAGGAGCGGCTCCAGTCAGCCCGTTTCCGCTACATCAACCAGCAGCTCTACACGtccagcagccaggaggcagCCTGGCTCTTCCAGCGCGACCCTGCTGCCTTCGCCATCTATCACCAAGGCTTCGCCCGGCAGGTGGGGCGCTGGCCTGAGAATCCGGTTCACCGCATTATCCAGTACCTGCGGGGGCG GCCGGCCTCGCTGGTGGTGGCAGATTTTGGATGCGGCGACTGCAAGATTGCGACCAGCGTCAGGAACAAGGTTCACTCGTTCGACCTGGTGGCTCTGAGCCCACGTGTCACTGTGTGCGACATGGCCAAG GTGCCGCTGGCAGACGAGTCTGTGGATGTCACCGTGTTCTGTCTGGCGCTGATGGGCACCAATCTGCGGGAGATCCTGGAAGAGGCCAACCGGGTGCTGAGGCCAGG GGGCATGCTGAAGGTGGCAGAGGTTGCCAGTCGCTTTGCAGACATCCGGGCCTTTGTGAGTGCCGTGACTCAGCTGGGCTTTCAGATTGTCTCCAAG GACCTGGACAATCCGTTTTTCTACATGTTTGATTTCTCCAAGACGGGgcccccccgggctggggggaAGCTGCCGGGCCTGGTGCTGAGACCCTGCCTCTATAAGAAGCGCTGA
- the RRP8 gene encoding ribosomal RNA-processing protein 8 isoform X2: protein MFDEGGWNKEDGGEALSQALLHPQRCPAQHCPPAPRGSLQKQRRRLLATLQRLEASSCTEPPQSPGPLSGDSESESDSADRARRKQPRKQRRGLKPRAASSPHIAPGAPSGSGAPQAEPAGRRRRKDCAAEAPGDKAHTPSKEPPSGEPGAATGGPGPVLSRKQWRNKQKNKRRQKNKFKAGVGQDVGQSLGGGQDVGQGTSALPPSELSGALRARMEERLQSARFRYINQQLYTSSSQEAAWLFQRDPAAFAIYHQGFARQVGRWPENPVHRIIQYLRGRPASLVVADFGCGDCKIATSVRNKVHSFDLVALSPRVTVCDMAKVPLADESVDVTVFCLALMGTNLREILEEANRVLRPGGMLKVAEVASRFADIRAFVSAVTQLGFQIVSKDLDNPFFYMFDFSKTGPPRAGGKLPGLVLRPCLYKKR, encoded by the exons ATGTTTGACGAAGGGGGGTGGAACAAGGAGGATGGCGGGGAGGCTCTCAGCCAGGCTCTCCTGCACCCTCagcgctgccctgcccagcactgccccccg GCTCCCAGAGGCTCCTTGCAGAAGCAGCGCAGACGGCTCCTCGCAACCCTGCAGCGCCTGGAGGCCTCAAGCTGCACGGAGCCTCCTCAGAGCCCCGGGCCCCTGTCTGGGGACAGCGAATCTGAGTCTGACTCTGCGGACCGGGCGAGGAGGAAACAGCCCAGGAAACAGAGACGGGGCCTGAAACCCAgagctgcctcctctccccatatcgCCCCAGGGGCTCCAAGCGGCTCCGGCGCTCCCCAGGCAGAGCCAGCTGGCAGGAGACGGAGGAAAG atTGTGCAGCAGAGGCCCCCGGGGACAAAGCACACACGCCCAGCAAAGAGCCGCCGAGCGGGGAGCCGGGCGCAGCCACTGGGGGGCCTGGGCCAGTGCTGAGCAGGAAGCAGTGGAGGAACAAACAGAAGAATAAAAGGCGACAGAAGAACAAGTTCAAAGCAGGCGTGGGACAG GATGTGGGGCAGAgcctgggcggggggcaggatgtggggcaggggacCTCGGCACTGCCCCCGTCGGAGCTCTCGGGGGCGCTGAGGGCCCGGATGGAGGAGCGGCTCCAGTCAGCCCGTTTCCGCTACATCAACCAGCAGCTCTACACGtccagcagccaggaggcagCCTGGCTCTTCCAGCGCGACCCTGCTGCCTTCGCCATCTATCACCAAGGCTTCGCCCGGCAGGTGGGGCGCTGGCCTGAGAATCCGGTTCACCGCATTATCCAGTACCTGCGGGGGCG GCCGGCCTCGCTGGTGGTGGCAGATTTTGGATGCGGCGACTGCAAGATTGCGACCAGCGTCAGGAACAAGGTTCACTCGTTCGACCTGGTGGCTCTGAGCCCACGTGTCACTGTGTGCGACATGGCCAAG GTGCCGCTGGCAGACGAGTCTGTGGATGTCACCGTGTTCTGTCTGGCGCTGATGGGCACCAATCTGCGGGAGATCCTGGAAGAGGCCAACCGGGTGCTGAGGCCAGG GGGCATGCTGAAGGTGGCAGAGGTTGCCAGTCGCTTTGCAGACATCCGGGCCTTTGTGAGTGCCGTGACTCAGCTGGGCTTTCAGATTGTCTCCAAG GACCTGGACAATCCGTTTTTCTACATGTTTGATTTCTCCAAGACGGGgcccccccgggctggggggaAGCTGCCGGGCCTGGTGCTGAGACCCTGCCTCTATAAGAAGCGCTGA